The following nucleotide sequence is from Alkalihalobacillus sp. LMS39.
ATCTAAAAGAAATATCAACTAGAGATCTTAATGAAATAAGTAAACAATTTTCAAGAGGTAATATTATATCCGTTGAAACCTTTCTATAAATTTATTAATATACTAACTTATAAGATATGCCATTTTATTAAGGGTATTATTTTTTATAAAATTTATTTTTCGGCACACACAAATAGAAACTTTTTATAAAAATAAGATTTAGTAGTTTAGTGGAATTAAAGTTGGTGGTCGAATAATTAGAATTTTTAACCATATCAAAACGTTTTAGGTAAGCATTCTTCAGAGGTTTTTTATTTTAAATTTTGATATTATTTAGCAATAGGTGATATAAGCCATTCGTTATTGATTACGGCCAACGAATGTACCACTAGTGACATAGTTCTTACCACCGAATGACAAAGAATGTACCAGTAAGTGCCAAGGTATTTACCACTTTACCTTCTGTATAATTGTAAACGTCAAATAGTCCACACTTGATTGAACAGGTGTGGACTATTTGACGTTTACCTGGTATCCATTTCCTAAAGAACTAAAATCAAAGCTTTTAAGTGTTTATGGACAGGAGAATTTACCTTATAACTGGACTGAACAGGATATTTAGGAAGGTTCGAGGAAAATGATCATGGAGTACTTCGATTGTTTATGGCATTATAAATATGTAGGGTATGGCGCCCTTTTGTGTAGGTGCCCGAAGGGCACCTACACAAAAAAGCCACTTGCTAACATCTCAAAAATTCAATACACTTCCTGTTGGACCCAATACTGGCAGGAGGTAGTTTTAGGAGATGTTAGAAGTGACCGAAATTAATTATATCAGACAAGAAGTAAACACGAAAGGTTATTCCTATTCGGATGTTGCTAGAAGAACGAATAAGGATGTTAGAACAGTTAAGAAGTATGCCGACCTAGAGGAATTTCAACCGGAAACGAAGAGGGTAAAGCCACAACCGGCACCAGTAATGGACCCCGTTAAGGATATCATCGATCAATGGTTGAAAGAAGATATGAAGAAGAAAAAGAAATACCGAAGGACTGCCAAACGTATATGGCAAATGCTTGTAGACGATGTAGACATAAATTTTAAAGGCTCCGACCGAACTGTAAGGGCGTATGTGTCTAAACGTAAAAAGGAATTATTAGACGAAAGCGAAGGTCATGATTCCGTTAGAGGCAAGACCTGGTGATGCTCAAGTAGACTTTGGGGAGGCGCCGTTTAAAAGGAATGGTAAGGTGATTGACCTTCCGTATCTCGTTCTTTCCTTTCCGTACAGTAATGCATTCTTAGTTCAAGTTTTTGAATCTCAAAATCAGGATTGTTTCCTAGAAGGACTAAAACGATTCTTTACCACTTAGAAGGTGTACCAAAGAGAATACGTTTTGATAACTTATCTCCAAGAGTTAAAAAAATCCTTCCTCAAGGTAAGCGAGAACTAACAGAAGGCTTTGAAAGGTTCGCCTTACATTACGGTTTTCAGTACGAGTTTTGTAATCCTGGCGCCGGAAATGAAAAAGGTCATGTAGAGGCAATGGTTAAGTATGTACGAAATAACTTCTTTTTACCAGAACGACCTGTTTATCAAATTGAAAAGTTAAACAAAGAATTATGGCTTGAAGTAGAGAATGATAGATTTCGTTCACACTACGAAAAGAAGAATGAGATTGCTAGATTGTTTGAGGAAGATAGGGAAGCATTACTCTACCTACCGGCTAAAGAATACTCAGGAATGCGTATTGAGACTTTGAAGGCGGATAAGTATGGTTATGTACTTGTAGATTCGAAAAGGTATTCCACTTCCCCGCGTTATGCAAATCAACGAGTATTAGTGGGTGTTACCTACAACCGCATTGATATCCTTGCGGATAATTATGAAGTAATCGTAAGTCATGAACGGCTATATGGAGAAGAAACTAAATCAATGATTTGGCAACCTTATCTATCTCTCATGGCCAAGAGACCAACAGCTTTAAAGTACACGACATTTTATAGTCAGCTTCCAGAAGCATGGCAAAAATATTTGGATGAATGTACGGTTGAAGAAAAGAAAAAAGCATTACTTTTATTATCGACAATATTAAAAAGTAACCGTTTAGAAATAGCTACAGAGGCTTTAGAGATCGCTTCTGAGAGTTGTCACCCATCTTCAGAAACTATCAAGCAAGTCTTTCATCAACTGGTTCATGGCCGTGGTCATAGACCAACTCTTAAGCTGAAAAGTAGTGTTCCGGCAATGCCATTAGCGGAACGCGGAATGAACCAATATGATGCCTTCTTTACCTTGAAAAGGAGGCAGGGATGATGCAAGAAAAGATTCAGGAATATGCCAAACGTTTAAAGCTCAGTTGGATACGAAAATTTTCACAAACTAGATCCGAAGGATCCTCAAGACTATTTATTAACTCTATTTGAGAAAGAAATAGAACAACGTGAGGAAAGGAAGATTAATCTTTTACTAAAGGCGGCAACGTTGCCAAACGCATCTGGCAAACCTTTCAATTGGCAAGATATCCAGTTAGGACAAGGGTTGAGCCAACAGTACCTTTTAGATGGCGAGTTTATTGATACAAAGGAGAATATGGTTTTTTACGGTGGCGTTGGTGCCGGGAAAACATATCTATCCACACTCATTGGAATCAATGCCATACATAAGTATGGCAAGCGAGTGAAGTTCTATACCATTGCCTCACTTGCAAATGAACTACTGGATGCCAATGAAAAAGGGACACTAACTAAATTGTTTAAGAGGATTGAGAAGCTAGACTTATTGATACTCGATGAACTCGGATATATACCTTTACATAAGCAGGGAGCTGAGTCGCTTTTCCAAGTAATCTCACTGTGTTATGAGAAAAGAAGTATTATTATCACCACAAACCTTCAATTTGGACAGTGGAATCATGTATTTGGCGATCCTATCCTAACCGAAGCGGTAGTAGACCGCTTAATCCATCACTCCCACTTAGTATTATTTGGGGGTGATAGTAACCGAATGAAGGAGTCACTAGCATTAAGAGAGTTGTAATAGTTTAACAAAGTTATGTTGGTAAGTGGCCTTACAAAAAGGTTTGCCGTTTTATACATTTTTCTCTTGCCAAATACATACTTCGATAACAAATCTAACTAATTGAACACAAAAGAAAGTCCTAAAAGACTATTAAAATATTAATCTGTAGGGCTTTTTTATTCATTGGTAAATACACTGGCGTAGCGTGGTAAAATCCTTGTCATTCGGTGGTAAAAAACATGGCGTAGGTGGTAAATTCGAGTGGCGGTAATCAGTTATAATTTAACATATAGCACTTTAGCTTTTTTCTATATTGAATTTGACCGTTAAAAATTGTAATAAATAATATTATTTTAAGGTTAATTAAATGAAAGACTTCTAAAATTCTCAATTGTATGATAATATCAAAAAATGTAATATAAATCAAAAAATTAATTTATTATGAATATATGGGAATAGGGTGATTTTATGGTATTATCAGTAAATGACTTAAGTTTTATTAGTGAAACAGTTGAAGAAAATTATGATATATCAATATATAAAATTGAAAGAAACCCCTTAAATGGTTTTCTGGGTGATACCTACATTATTAATAATAAGTATGTTTTAAAAATACCTAAAAGAGGGGGAGATGAAAAAAAACCCCAAGGAAATGTTAAATTTTCAACTTATGTAATGAATGAAGCTCAATTACATGGTATACATGCTCCAATAAATATCAAGACACGAAATGGTGAATTATATGGATTTAATAAAAAACTTAATTATTTTCATCTAATGGAAAAAATCCATACTAATTCAGAAGAAGAAAATAAAATTTCCACTAGGCAACTTTCATTTTTACTAGGTTATCACTCTTCCATAATTTCCCTTTTGACATCTAATATAACAAAGGCTTATAAATTCAAAGAAAAAGACTATTATGATCATTGGTCCCTAGAAGCCTCAATATCCAAACTTAAAAGTTTCTTTGGTGTAGAGGATAATATGAATTATCTAAATTCAACTTTTGTATTGGAAAAAGCAAAAGAAAATTTAGGCTTATTTAAACATGTCCCAGCAACATTAAGAGATCAAATAGAACATAGGGACCCAATAAGAATATTAGAGTTAGCAAAAGAGATTAAAAACAAAAAGAACCGCAATACAAGGAAATTTGTAATTCATAGTGATATAAAACCTGAAAATTTGTTATTTGGTTATAATAATTCAACTAAGATGCCTGAAGTCCAAGGTTCTTTTGATTACACATTTTCATGTTTAGCTAACCCTGCTAAAAACATTGCAAATACGATTGTCGATTCTTTTATTGGAATTACTCGTGATTATAAGATTAATTATGAAGAAATATTAGAAATCGCAAAAGGAGTTTTATTTGTCTTTCAATTAAATAAAGAAGAAATATTTTCAATAGAAGATGAAATATTATCTGCTTGTATAAGAAAATATACTCTAAGGTGGGAATATTGGAAAAATGAATTGAATGGAAGATATCGAGATTATGATGTTCCATTTATAGATCCTAAAGAAATATATAATATCACATATTCCTTTAAAGAGGAATTTTCAAAAAATTCCTTAAACCAGGAACTGTTTGAATTATCCTTAGGTAGTCCCTCGAGTTACATTTACCTAGAATTAAAAGAATTTCTTGATTCTTCACAGTATTGGGACATAAGAATGAGTGATCCAAAAAAGCTAAGAATTATTGTTGACTCTATATTAAAAAGATCTATTAATACAGAAGAGTACAACTTAATCCTTATGTAATGATAAAAAATATTAAAAGAAAGAGTGATTAGGGAATGTTAGAAAATAAAACTGTAGTTATAACTGGTGGTTCAAGTGGAATTGGTAGATCTACTGCAAGGTTATTTGCTGAAAACGGAGCTGATGTAATAATAACTTATAACAAAAATGCTAAAGGTGCAGAAGATGTATGTAAGGAAATAGAAAAGGTAGGCAGTAAGTCTTTCGCAATACAAGTGGATTTTACAAACCCAATTGAAATTTCAGAAATGTGGAATAAGATCGAAACAAATTATGAGAAAATAGATATTTTAATTAATAATGCAGGTATTTTAGGGGGTGAACCTTTCATTGATTCAAGTATTGAACATTGGCAAAATGTTTTACAAGTTAATTTTATTAGTGCTGTTCAATGTTCACAAAGAGCAGCAAGAATTATGCTTAAAAATAAGTGTGGGAAAATAATTAACACAACATCTATTAGAGGGTTAAATCACTGTGGAAGAGAAGGAGTTATGGCTTACTCATCTGCAAAAGCAGCTTTACACAATTTTACGTTGACACTTGCGAAAGAACTATCACCACATATACAAGTGAATGCAGTAGCACCTGGCTTTGTTCAAACACCTTATTATGACAATATAGAGAAAAGTATTCTTAATAAATTTATAGAAAATTCACTAATAGATAGGTTTGTTTCCGCTGAAGAGATTGCGGATGGTTTCCTGTTTTTATCCAAATCAGATTCAATTACTGGTGAAATTATAACAATTGATGGAGGGTATAATTTAGTAAAAGGTTAAGATGAAAAGGAGTGTGTAGTTTTGGATAATAAAACTCTAAATGTTTTAGAGGTGGATCAACTTACAAGAGTCCCAGCGAAGAAAGAGTGTTTTTTACGTGATCCTTTTTTCCGAGAAAGTAACTACCAATATTCTCAAATTTCAAAAAAAAATAAAGTGATAAGAGGTAATGATATTTTATATAAAACTTCTTTAGTTATAGTTAGACCAGATGCATTAATTCTAGGTAAGGCAATACCTGCATTAGAAATAATTATTAAGTTGGGATTTAAGCCAATATGTTTTAAAGCAAAAAAAATAGACAGATTGATGCTCAGAGAAATATGGCGTCATTCTTATAGCCAAGCAAGCATAGACCGTATACTTATTCATGAAAGAATTTTTAGTTTATCTAATTCAGTTGTAATTTTTTTCTTAGGTCCTAAAAATTCTATAGATTATCCTGCTTCGGTAGATTTAAGCCTTAGAAAAGGATCAGCAAAAAAAGAAAAGCAAAAAAGTACCGATTTAAGATCCTTATTAGGTAGTCCTAGTCGTTATCTTTCTTTAATACATATTAGTGATGAACCAGCAGATGTTATTCGTGAAATGGGTATCTTATTCAATTGGTCTGAAAGGGACAAGCTAATATATTCACTTTTTGAGAATGTAGAAAAGGAAAATACTTATAACGATAAAATTATCTCAACAATAAAAAAATTAGAAAAAGAAGTTATAGAAAGAATAAAGTGTAATAATGCATCCTGTGGTGAGAATCAAATTAATAAATGCGGGATTCCAAAAGGGTGTCCTGTTAAAGGTAATCTAAACAAAACAAACCTTCTTACTGTTGATATGTTAGATCAGGAAATAGCAGAAATGGGTTGCTTTTGTAATTATTCAAGGAAGTGGATAAGTGCAGTTTTGGCAGGTGATAGAATTAAATCTATTGATCCAGTTGCTCCTCCTGCAATCGATAAATTTAATAAATTTTGGTCATAACAAATAATTAGGAACTAAGGAGAATAATGTTGTATGTCGGTTTTTACTAATATAGATGTGCAAAATATAGCTGAAATAAGTGAGCTATCTGGTATTTGTTTTAATCCAGCTACCTTAAATTATATAGAGGAAGGCTCTACTGATTCTTGCTTTTCATTGAAAGATTATGATCATAAGAAATATTTTTTAAAGATTCATGAAAACCAAAAAACAAGTCCTCATAGTGTAAATAGAGACCTAAGGTTAATGGTGGAGTTTGCAGAGTACCTCTCATGTTCAAATGAAAAAAATAGTTATCTTGAAATCTTAGCACCATATAAATGGAAGGATGGAAAAGTTTACGGATATCTTAATGGTCTTTCTAATACTTATACTAAAGGAAAAATAATGTCAATATGGCCTTTTGTTAATCCTAATCATCCAATGCCTATTAGAAATACCCAGAAATATCCTCTTTGTATGATTGAAAGATTTGGGAAAGCAACCGCTGAACTTCATAACCTATCTTTGGGTTACGTACCAAAGAAAATAATTACCTTCCCGAAGGATATTTTTGATACTGCTAGAACAATAAAAAAAATTAAGAAAAATGAAAATGCAATTATTAGAATTGACGAAGCTATAAATAAGAAAGATAATCATATAATTTCCAATTCGGAGGTTTTTTTAAAAATTTTGAATGATAAAGTTGATTATTATTCCAATGAGTGGTGTAAAAGGAAACTTAATGAAATATTAGAAATGGGTTACATACACGGTGAACTTAAGCCTACAAATACACTAATAAGTATAGATAAAAAGGTAATATTTATTGATATTTGTAAAGCTGGGTTGGGACCTCTTACTTTAGAGTTAGGAATGGCAGCTCAACATTTCTCTGATATTGATACAGTAAATATAAAGGGAATTGAATGTTTTATAGAATCTTATCTTAGTGTGAGACGAGATTTTATCATGCGTGAGTTGAAATATATCCCATTAATGATTAAAGTCTCAGCACTAAGGTTAGCGGCATATAGAGCTTTTGCAGTTTCAAAAGGTTTAGAAAATCAAAAATCTATTTTAACACCACTAAATATTTGTTTAGAGATGGAGGAACTCGAAGACGATTTAAAAGCTTCTTTAACTTCTTAAACAGCATTTAACTATTAAAAAGAGGGAGTTTTATGGCTATAATTGATGCAAAATTATATAATCATAGAATGTTTGATGAGTTTGATAGTGCTTATTGGGGGTTTTCATCCGAATGTTTAGATGGAAATATGTATTTTTCCCTTTGCACTCATAAACCAAATAAAAGTGCGGGTATTTTTCAATTCGATATTAATAAGAAGGAGATTAAATATTTATTCTCAATTGATGAAAAAATTAAGAACAATAAGTTAGGAAGTACTCCACATGGAAAAGTCCATACAAATCTATTTTTAGGTATTGATAATAAATACTACTTTGGAACACATTTTGCATATCCTAACTGTATTCCTCAAAGTGTTAATTATGAAGGAGGAAGATTATTAGGTTTTGACCCTTGTTCAGGATTAGTTGAGGATCATGGTGTTTTAATTGAAGGAGAAGGGATTGTAACAATGATAATTGATAAAAACAGAATGCATTGTTATATCTTAACGTCACCCTCAGGTTATTTTGTAGACTATAGTATTAATAATAGAAAAATTTATTATTCTTCTAAATTAAATTTAAATGGAGAAAGCATTTGTAGAAGTCTAGGATTAGATAATAATGGAATTGTTTATGGTTGTAAAGAAGGTTATCAAGTATTTAAATATGATTATAGAGATCAAGTTTTTTCGTTTATAAATACTAATTTTAGTTCTATATCACCAGAAGTTGAAGAGTGGAATAGCGTTAAAAAACAAGGGGCCAATAAAGTTGGCAGAAAGATGTGGCGATGTATAGAATTTGATCATGAAACTAATGTGTTTTATGGTATTAATGCAGCTGATTCTTCATTATTTAAATTTAATAAAGAAACTAATCAATTTGAAAATGTCGCAAAATTAAATAAATTAAATACAAAATCTGTTTATCCCAATCTAACTTTAAGCAAAAATAAAAATAATTTTTATTATTTACCTTCGGATGGGAAGTTTGATTATAAACTTTCCGAAGAAATTGAATCTACTTCAACACTAATCAGCTTTAATAGTAAAACTAAAGATATAAAAGATCACGGTTCTGTATACGGTCTTGATAATTTAGTTATTTTTGGGGCGGCTAGTGCAATGTGTTATAAGGATGGTTCCTTGTACTTAATAGGTGCAGTAAAATGTGAGACAATAAAAGAACAAAATGAATATTTGAAGTTTGATAAGAACTACTTCAAAATTAGACTTATAGAAATAACAAAAGACTCATTATCGAAGTAATATTTGGTTGATGATATATAGATAAAATTTTAAATATTAGGAGTTTTCTTATGAATGCTAAAAAGAGATATGTGATTGTAGGAACAGGAGGAAGAGCTGAATTTTATTACAGAGCTCTTACAACAACTTATATGGACAGTTGTGAATTAGTAGCATTTTGCGATGTAAATCAAACTCGTATGAACTATGCAAATCATCTTTTAATTGAAAAGTATCACTATCAAGAAGTTCCTACATATAAACCGGATAAATTTGAAGAGATGGTAAAAACACATAATCCAGATAGAATAATTATCACTACTATTGATAGAACACACCATACCTATATAATTAAATCAATGCAATTGGGGTGTGATGTAATTACGGAAAAACCTTTAACGGTAGATATAGAAAAATGCCAAGCTATTTTAGATGTTATTAAATCAACAGGGAAGCAGTTAAAAATAACTTTTAATTATAGATATGCTCCTCACAATACAAAAATAAAAGAATTACTTATGAATGAGACAATTGGTAAAATATTTTCAGTAAATTTTGAATGGCTACTTAATAGACAACATGGTGCCGATTATTTCAGGCGTTGGCATAGGGATAAAAAAAATAGTGGAGGACTTTTGGTACATAAGTCTACTCATCATTTCGATCTAATTAATTTCTGGTTAAATACGATCCCAGATACTGTATATGCTATCGGAGGATTAAATTTTTATGGTAAAGAAAATGCAGAAAAACGGGGGATAACTAAGTTTTCCTCACGTTATCATGGATCTAATTATGCCATGTATGATCCTTTTGCTATAAACTTAGAAAAAAATCCGCATTTAAAGGCAATGTATTTAGATGCTGAGCACGAAGATGGTTATATTAGAGATCAAAATGTTTTTAGTGATGGTATTAGTATCGAAGATACATTGAATGCTTTAATTAAGTATAAAAATAACACTATTATGAACTATTCATTAAATGCTTATTCTCCCTGGGAAGGATTTATCGTGTCTTTCATAGGTAGTGAAGGTAGAATCGAGATGAGAGTTGTTGAACGTCCATATATAAATTCTGGAGGTAATAAAGATGAGGAGGGAGCGTTAAAGGAAAAAAGTATAATGGTCTTTCCAACAGATGAACCACCTTATGAAGTTGATATCTTACCAATAAAAGGTGGACACGGGGGAGGTGATCCGCTATTATTAGAAGACCTATTTGGTACTCCTAATGAGGATCCTTATAAGCGGTCAGCTTGTCATAAAGACGGAATATATTCAATATTAACTGGTATTGCAGGTAATATTTCGATTTCTACTGGAAAACCTATTTTAGTCAAGGATCTACTTGATTTAAATTCGCTGTAAAGGAGAATATACAATGACGAAGTTTCATGTTGAACTTAAAAGAGTTGTGGACAATTCTTATTCTATTGAAATTGGTAGGTCGTTATTTAATACATTAATAAAAGATTTGAAAAATGGTTTAATAAAAGGTGTAGAAAAATATGCACTTATTACTGACTCTAACGTAAAAGAAAAATACGGTAATAAACTACTCAATGATTTAAAATTAAATGGATTTACATGTAGCATGTTTTCATTTCCAGCTGGAGAAAAATCAAAAAATAGAGATATTAAAGCACAAATAGAAGATCAACTGCTTGAACAATCTTTTGGAAGAGATAGCTGTATAATTGCTCTGGGCGGAGGAGCAGTTTCAGATTTAGCAGGTTTTATAGCAAGTACGTTTTGTAGAGGGATAGAATATATTAATTATTCTACAACATTACTTTCAGCTGCCGATGCTTCAGTTGGTGGAAAAACTGCAGTAAACACACCAGTGGCCACAAACCTAATTGGTACTTTTTATCAACCTAAAAAGGTTTATATAGACCTTGATACTTGGTTTACACTTCCTATTCGTGAATTTAGAAGTGGGTTAGCTGAAACTATAAAACATGCATGTATTTCAGATCACCAATTCTTCGAATATTTAGAGAAGCACCTTGATAAATTAATAATATCTGATCAGCTTATACTTGACCCCAAAACTTGCGAGTATATAGCACTAAAGAATTGTCAAATTAAATACGAAGTTGTTGAAAGAGATGAAAAAGAAACAAATTTAAGACAAGTTTTAAATCTCGGTCACACTTGTGGTAGAGCTATTGAGGCACTTAGTAATTATGAACTACTTCATGGTGAGGCAATTGCAACTGGATTACTCTTCCAATCAAACGTTTCTAAAAAATTAAATTTAATTACAGAAGATGAACATAATAGAATAAAGGAGTTATTAACAAGAACAGGTTTTAAATTAGAAGTTCCGAATTATATTTCTAATTTGGAACTTCTTCAAAAAATGTATACTGATAAAAAAGTAAGAAACGGAAAAATTCGCTTTGTTCTGCTAGAGAGAATAGGAAAAGTTAAACAATTTGAGGATGGCTGGTTTTCCACATATGTTGATGAACAAATAATTTTAGAAACTATTAACGAGATGAGGTAGGTGAAATTAAACTTAATATCACTAGCGTTGCATAAAAGCAGATAATTAAAATCTAATTAATCTG
It contains:
- a CDS encoding nucleoside-diphosphate kinase; its protein translation is MDNKTLNVLEVDQLTRVPAKKECFLRDPFFRESNYQYSQISKKNKVIRGNDILYKTSLVIVRPDALILGKAIPALEIIIKLGFKPICFKAKKIDRLMLREIWRHSYSQASIDRILIHERIFSLSNSVVIFFLGPKNSIDYPASVDLSLRKGSAKKEKQKSTDLRSLLGSPSRYLSLIHISDEPADVIREMGILFNWSERDKLIYSLFENVEKENTYNDKIISTIKKLEKEVIERIKCNNASCGENQINKCGIPKGCPVKGNLNKTNLLTVDMLDQEIAEMGCFCNYSRKWISAVLAGDRIKSIDPVAPPAIDKFNKFWS
- a CDS encoding Gfo/Idh/MocA family oxidoreductase, producing MNAKKRYVIVGTGGRAEFYYRALTTTYMDSCELVAFCDVNQTRMNYANHLLIEKYHYQEVPTYKPDKFEEMVKTHNPDRIIITTIDRTHHTYIIKSMQLGCDVITEKPLTVDIEKCQAILDVIKSTGKQLKITFNYRYAPHNTKIKELLMNETIGKIFSVNFEWLLNRQHGADYFRRWHRDKKNSGGLLVHKSTHHFDLINFWLNTIPDTVYAIGGLNFYGKENAEKRGITKFSSRYHGSNYAMYDPFAINLEKNPHLKAMYLDAEHEDGYIRDQNVFSDGISIEDTLNALIKYKNNTIMNYSLNAYSPWEGFIVSFIGSEGRIEMRVVERPYINSGGNKDEEGALKEKSIMVFPTDEPPYEVDILPIKGGHGGGDPLLLEDLFGTPNEDPYKRSACHKDGIYSILTGIAGNISISTGKPILVKDLLDLNSL
- the aroB gene encoding 3-dehydroquinate synthase, with the translated sequence MTKFHVELKRVVDNSYSIEIGRSLFNTLIKDLKNGLIKGVEKYALITDSNVKEKYGNKLLNDLKLNGFTCSMFSFPAGEKSKNRDIKAQIEDQLLEQSFGRDSCIIALGGGAVSDLAGFIASTFCRGIEYINYSTTLLSAADASVGGKTAVNTPVATNLIGTFYQPKKVYIDLDTWFTLPIREFRSGLAETIKHACISDHQFFEYLEKHLDKLIISDQLILDPKTCEYIALKNCQIKYEVVERDEKETNLRQVLNLGHTCGRAIEALSNYELLHGEAIATGLLFQSNVSKKLNLITEDEHNRIKELLTRTGFKLEVPNYISNLELLQKMYTDKKVRNGKIRFVLLERIGKVKQFEDGWFSTYVDEQIILETINEMR
- a CDS encoding phosphotransferase, which encodes MSVFTNIDVQNIAEISELSGICFNPATLNYIEEGSTDSCFSLKDYDHKKYFLKIHENQKTSPHSVNRDLRLMVEFAEYLSCSNEKNSYLEILAPYKWKDGKVYGYLNGLSNTYTKGKIMSIWPFVNPNHPMPIRNTQKYPLCMIERFGKATAELHNLSLGYVPKKIITFPKDIFDTARTIKKIKKNENAIIRIDEAINKKDNHIISNSEVFLKILNDKVDYYSNEWCKRKLNEILEMGYIHGELKPTNTLISIDKKVIFIDICKAGLGPLTLELGMAAQHFSDIDTVNIKGIECFIESYLSVRRDFIMRELKYIPLMIKVSALRLAAYRAFAVSKGLENQKSILTPLNICLEMEELEDDLKASLTS
- a CDS encoding SDR family oxidoreductase is translated as MLENKTVVITGGSSGIGRSTARLFAENGADVIITYNKNAKGAEDVCKEIEKVGSKSFAIQVDFTNPIEISEMWNKIETNYEKIDILINNAGILGGEPFIDSSIEHWQNVLQVNFISAVQCSQRAARIMLKNKCGKIINTTSIRGLNHCGREGVMAYSSAKAALHNFTLTLAKELSPHIQVNAVAPGFVQTPYYDNIEKSILNKFIENSLIDRFVSAEEIADGFLFLSKSDSITGEIITIDGGYNLVKG